A window of Halomicrobium zhouii genomic DNA:
ACGCCTGGAGACGGGATTCCGGGACGGGACGGTACTCCATACCACGTGTGGGGAGAGCGCGATCAAAAAGCTTCTCGCTCGTCGACGGCGCTCAGAAGACAGATAGCACGACGAGCGCGGCGAGGGCGAAACTCGGGAGCGCCACCAGGGCGTAGGCTCCCTTGCTCCAGTCCAGCACCGTCTTGCCGTCGAGCGGGCCGAACGGGATCATGTTGAACCCCGCCAGGAGGAAGTTGATCAACAGTCCGAACCAGGCGATCTCGGTGAGTATCCCCGGCGGCGCGACGAGCCACGCGCCGACGAACACGGCGCCGAAGCCGAGGTTCGTCACCGGGCCGGCGACGGCGATGAGGCCGTGTTCTCTGGGCGTAATCTGCCCACGGTGGTGGACCGCGCCGGGCGCGGCGAAGAGAAAGCCCATGAACGCGCCGACGACGGCGACGAACAGCATGCTGTAATCGGCCCGGAACTCGGCGACCTGGCCGAACTGGACGGCGACGACCTTGTGGGCGAGTTCGTGGAAGAGGAAGCCGACGCCGACGGTGACCATCGAGACGGCGAACGTCGAGCCGAGTTCCCCGGCGACGCTGGCCACGTTGCCCCGGAGCGCGCTCTGGATCCCGGCCCGTTCGAGTAACACGGTGAAGGCGACGCCGAGCGTGACCCACGCGATCCCGAGATCCCGGAGTTCGCGCGCGCTGAAGTTCATCCACTCACCGCGGACCAGATGACGTCGGCGCCGGTCCGGGCGCCCTCGACGAGCAGTCCGCCCATCGCCTCGACGCCCCCGATGGGCGCC
This region includes:
- a CDS encoding zinc metalloprotease yields the protein MNFSARELRDLGIAWVTLGVAFTVLLERAGIQSALRGNVASVAGELGSTFAVSMVTVGVGFLFHELAHKVVAVQFGQVAEFRADYSMLFVAVVGAFMGFLFAAPGAVHHRGQITPREHGLIAVAGPVTNLGFGAVFVGAWLVAPPGILTEIAWFGLLINFLLAGFNMIPFGPLDGKTVLDWSKGAYALVALPSFALAALVVLSVF